Genomic DNA from Pseudomonas sp. CCC3.1:
GTTCAGGTGGTTGCGATACCAGCGGCTGATGACGTACAGCAGCCCGACCGCAAACAGCGCAAACAAACCGAACCAGGCGACATTGCCCTGACCAAAAGGAATGATGATGGCTGCTGCCAACAAAGGTCCAAACGCCGAACCTGCATTACCGCCCACCTGAAAGGTCGACTGCGCCAAACCATAACGCCCGCCCGACGCCAGCCTCGCCACCCGGGACGCTTCGGGGTGAAAGGTCGACGAGCCGACACCAACCAGCGCGGCCGCCAGCAGGATCAAAGGAAAACTGCCCACCTGGGACAGCATCAAAATCCCGATCAGCGTACACACCATGCCCGCGGGCAATAACAACGGATTGGGGTGACGGTCCGTGTAATAGCCAACCCACGGCTGCAACAGAGAGGCGGTGAGTTGAAACGTGAGGGTGATCAGGCCGATCTGCGTAAAAGTCAGGTCATAGTTGGCCTTGAGCATCGGATAGATCGACGGCAGTACCGCCTGGATCAAATCATTGATCAAATGCGCCAGCGCCACAGCGCCGATAATGCGCATAACGAGTGGGCTAGATTGAGGGAGTTGGGTGTCAGACGTTGTTTTTATTTGAGCGTTGCTAAGAGCCATAAGGGTTTCCGGACAACCGATGAATGCACGTGCAGGTCCGCCAATGTGCCACTTTTTTACAAGTTATTGCCATCCGAAGGCCGAAAAACCTTAAGCGTTTGATAGAACAGAGAAAAGTTTCAGATATTTGCTTGACACATCCCCCATACGAGGGAATAATGCGCGCCATTGGCTACATAGCTCAGTTGGTTAGAGCATAGCATTCATAATGCTGGGGTCCGGGGTTCAAGTCCCTGTGTAGCCACCAAACACCGGTTTCACAACATCGCAAGGTGAAATGAAACCAACGAGAAAGCCCGCCTAGTGCGGGCTTTTTTGTGCCTGATGATTTTCCCCTGCCGCTCCACTTACAGCATCTGCCCACCATTGAGAAACATTAGCCCTCACGTCTAACGCTTCATATTGAGGCAGTGTTGATCTATAGCGGTCACAAAAGGTTTATCCAGTGATGCCCCGGATGAAGCTTCAGCAAATGCTGTCTCAGCCACGCCACTTCCACATCGGGCAGTGTCGGCAAGGTCTTATGAAAGTCTTCTTCATCTTTGGGCCGCACGCGCAGGGATTTGAACAAGAGGATCGCCGCAGGCCTTAAATATGGAATGCCTTCACGGCTCAAACACAACATTTCTGTACGGGGAAAGCGGATAGACACATCCCGTTTGTAAACCCATTCTTCGGGACTTCCAGATTCAATCATCATGTCCACCCGCCAAGCTTGAGCAACTGGATCGAAACACCACACCTGCTGGATGTCCATTCCTGGGACATGACCCGCGGGGAGAAAGGTGAGCACTCCATCCCTCACGGTGTACATGTCGAGATCGCTAAACGCGTGCCGAAATTCCGGGAAATCATCTCGCAACATCGTGAACTCTATATCGTCATGTTCCCTGGTCTTTTCACCGAGCCATAGATCAAGCGCCCAGCCGCCGACAACGCACCATGGAAGCGAGACGGTCTTCAGGCGAGCAGCCAACTCAGCGGGCGTCCATGGACGCCATAGTTCTTGATCCGGCGCGACAGCCCTGTCCGGCATAATCTGATCTCCAGTCGGTCTGAGCATTTCCTGAAACCACTGGCAGTGTGAACTGGAGCAAAAAAGGGGTTTTGCTCCAGGGCTCTTGGCTTGGCGTTATGCCGGGCGCAGAACGCTCAAATCCAGACGGCCGTCTTTAAGCGGTGGGCACCAGTAGTAGCCACCGTTCAACGGGCGACTAAAGCTGTAGAGCGCATCAACGATGCCGTCTTCCATGCCGCTCATGCGACGCAGTTGAACTTCAAATGCACTCAGAGCGCGGCTGAAAGAAACAAACATCAGCCCCGATTTGCCGTTTTCAGTCCAAGGCATAGAGCGACGCACGGTGAAGGCCTCAGGCGAGAAGCTTTCTTGAGCGGTGCGTTTGACGTGGGCCGATTCCGGCGCGTCGTCGAGTTCTTCGTTGTCGCTTTTGCGACGGCCAATCATGTTGTCCTGTTCGGATTGCGGGCGGGCTGCAAAGCCGTTCAGGTCGTGCTGCCACTGCTGCACAGCGACAAACACGCCGCCGTCCAGGCCGGGCCCGGCGCTAGCAACGACTGCGGCGTTGATCGCCGCTTCATCCACCGGGTTTTCAGTGCCGTCTTCATAGCCGGTCAGGTCACGATCGGTGCTGTAGCGAAAGCCTTCGGTGACTTGCAGCAGGTTGAAGGCTGGCGCCAGCGCCACTTCGATGGCCTGGCTGCGGTGCAGCAACTCGCCGCGATCATCACCCAGCAACCACAGCCACAGGGCGTGCTGGGTCGATGGGTTTTCAACCACCGCGTTGAGTGCCGGGAACACGCGCAAGCCCTGCACTTTTGCACCCAAGGCCAGTACCAGCGGTGAACCCAAGCCTGCTACAACGCTTTTGCCGTCTACCCACTGCGACAGCGTGTCGAGTGCAGTCGGCAGTGCCTCTACAGACTTGAGGGCGAAAAACATATAGCGCGCCTGCGGCGGCACGGGTTTGGCGAGGATGCCAGGCTGGTAAAGACTCATAGAAACTCCTTCAGGAAAGCCCAGAGTTTACGCCTCGCCAGCGACTTTTCGGACACCAAAGGTTATTTTTGTTGGTCCATGCCCTACGCAGATCAAGTCTTAGGCTGATAGCTGATTAGCAAATCGCCCTACGACATCTACCACCTTTTTCGCGCCATCCTGAATTTCGACAATCACCGTGCCGGCTTCCGCGGCCAGAGACAGGCCCTCTTCGGCTTGCCGTTTGCCATCGGCAATCAATGCCACGGCATGGCTTGCCATGTCTTGGTTCTTACGCACCACAGAGATGATTTCTTCGGTGGCCTTGCTGGTGCGCGAAGCCAGTTGGCGCACTTCATCGGCCACCACGGCAAAGCCACGCCCTTGCTCACCCGCGCGAGCGGCTTCAATCGCGGCGTTAAGCGCCAGCAAGTTGGTTTGCTCGGCAATCGCGCTGATGGTTTTGACGATGCTGCCAATGACCTGTGACTGATCGTTCAGTGCTTCGATGCCATCGCCCGCTTGCTGCATGTGCTTGGCCAGCTCACGCATCACATCGACCGCTTGTGTCACAACGATAGTCCCGCGTTGAGCGCTGTTGTCGGTGTGCAACGAGGTGCTGTAGGCAATCCCCGCCGCCTCGGACACGGCTTGTTCCTGCTGCACTTGGTCGGTGATGACGGTGGCGAATTTCACCACTTTATAAAGGTTGTCATTGGCGTCGCGCACCGGGTTGTAGGAAGCCTCAAGCCAGACTTCACGCCCCTGGCTGTCAATGCGCTTAAAACGATCGGCGACAAACTCACCCGCGTTCAAGCGCTTCCAGAAGACTTCATATTCAGCGCTGCTCTGCTCTTGCGAGGTACAGAACATACGGTGATGCCGCCCCTGAATCTGCGCCAGCGAGTACCCCATGCCCCGCAGGAAACGGTCGTTGGCCGTGAGCACTTCACCCTTGAGATTGAACTCGATAACGGCGGTTGAACGCATCAGCGCGTCCATCAGGTTTTCGTGGTCACGCGAGGCTTCGATGGTGCGAGTCAGGTCGCTGGAAAAAATCGAGATGCGCAAAATCTGACCGCTGGAGTTGCGCACCGGCTGCATGATTGAGCGCAGCCAGGCTTCCTGCCCATTACCCCGGAGCAAACGCACGGTGCCGCTGTAATGCTCACCACGGTTCATGGCATTTTTAAACCGCAGATGATGCTCGTCATGCTTTAAGTGAGCCGGCACCAACTCATCAATATGCCGCCCCAGGAGCTGGCTGCCCGAGTAGTTCATGTCGTGAGTGAAGTTGCCATTAACCGACTCGCCCCGCCCATCCGGGTCCAGGCTCATGCAGAGCATTTCGCTCTCCAGGCTGTCTTTGATTTGCTGAATTGAGGACAGTTCTTCGCGAAGAGCTGACAGCTCCTGTTTCAAGCGTTTGTTAAACATGGGGGATACCAAGGGATAGGAAGCGCGTGATAGAGGCATCGGCTTTCGCCTGCGTTTCTAAAGGCTTCCTGACGAGCGGTCATGTGCTGAAAAAAACGCGGGGTATGAGCCTGTAGCGCATAAACCATCGGAAAACTCAGCAGATTGATTTACTGTGCCTTTTCAGTCGTTGTATTCGGTTTTTGGGCGCACAAATGTTGGTATGCGCGCTGACCCGGCGTACTAACTTGCATATGTACTACCGCGTAGTCAGCGCGGTGGGCTACTTGGGGCTGGGCGCGGTGCCCGATATCTACTCGGCCAATACAACTTGCAATAAATAAATGATCGTTCCTTAGAACCCGATACCTCAGGCTGCAAGCGGAGAAAGGCTCTTCCCTCGCGCTATCGTAGCCACAAGCCCAAACTTTGCTTCGAAGCACAAATAGCACAATGCCACCAATCTGCGCGACTCACCTTGTTTAAGCTGCTGGCACTTACGCATAATTCATCAACTTTTTTGCCCTGACTGGATACGCAACCGAAGGATCGACCATGGCCGCCAGCAGCAACTTCGCTTTTCTCCAGGAACACGATCCCGTTTTCCTTCAACTTGCGAGCACAGCCGAGCAAACATTTGCCAGTGATCCCAACACCACGCTGATCAAACTGCGCCAATTGGGTGAAGCCCTGGCCCAAGACCTGGCCGGCCGCTCTGGCATCGAATTTGATGCCAATACCCCCCAATCTGAATTGCTCTACAAGCTCGGCCGTGAGATCCAACTGGATCAAAATATACGCAGCTTGTTTCATACCTTACGCGTTGAAGGGAACAAAGCCGTCCACCAATTCCGCACCCAACACCGTGAAGCCATGGATGGGCTAAAGGTGGGTCGAGCCTTGGCCATCTGGTATCACCAGTCCTTCGGCAAAAGAGCCAATGCTTTTAAGCCGGGCCCTTTTGTCACACCCAGCGACCCCAGTACTCCTCTGCGCGAGTTACAAAGCAAGATAGAACAACTCAGAGCGCAACTCAGCGAATCCAGTCAGCAACTGGAAAGTAACCAGCAACTCGCCGAACTGCTCAAATGTGAAGCCGAAGAATATGCTGTACTCGCCGGGCAGATGGCCGCCGAGTCTAAAGGCCATAAACAGCTGGCTGCAGAGCACGAAGCCGCTTTGCATAAAATGCGCGCCGAACATGAGCAAAGCCTCAAAGCACTGCAGAAAAAACTGGCCGCACAGCCACAGGCCAGCAAACTGGTTGCACAGAAAACTCAGCAGGCCAGCAGCAATTTTGATCTCTCGGAAGACCTCACCCGCATTTTGATCGACCAGCAGTTGAACGATGCCGGCTGGGACGCAGACTCCCTTGACCTCACTTACAGCAAAGGCGCGCGCCCCGAGAAGGGTAAGAACAGAGCTATTGCAGAATGGCCCACCAGCAGCCCACAAGCACGCGCCGACTACGTACTATTTGCTGGCCTGACGCCCATTGCCATCGTCGAAGCCAAGCGTAAACGCATCAATATTGCCGATCGTATTCCTCAGGCTGAGCGCTATGCCCGCGAATTCGAGCTCTCTACCGAGCACCTACACCCTTGGATGCAAGCTGGCCAGGTACACCCTTGGAACGATGGTGACGGAGGGCGCTTCAACGTGCCTTTTGCCTTCGCCTGCAACGGACGCCCTTTTATCAAGCAGCTCGCAGAACTGTCCGGCACCTGGTTTCGCGATTTACGGAGTCCGGCCAACATCCGGCGCCCGCTGTCTGACTTTTACACGCCAAGCGATCTGCTCGACCTGCTCAAGCGCGACCAAGCACACGCTGAGGCTAAGCTCAACGTGGAGGATTTTACTTACCTCAAGTTACGTGATTATCAAGAGCGCGCGATTAAAGCCGTGGAACAGGCGCTGGCTAACAACCAGCGCGACTGCTTGCTGGCCATGGCCACGGGTACTGGCAAAACCCGCACTATCATTGGCCTGATGTACCGTTTCCTGAAAACCGAACGTTTCAAACGCATCTTGTTTCTGGTCGACCGCAGCGCCCTTGGCCAGCAGGCCCTTGATTCGTTCAATGACACCACGCTTGAGCAGAATCACACCTTAGGGCAGATTTACGACATCAAAGAGCTGGGCGACATGGCTGCGCAAGCAGAAACCCGCATCCAGGTCGCCACAGTGCAAGCCATGGTCAGCCGTATTTTCCGCGCTGACGCCCCCCTTCCCGTAGGTGAATTCGATTGCATCATCGTCGACGAAGCTCACCGGGGTTACACACTCGACCAAGACATGACCGAAGGTGAGCTGGCTGTACGTGATCACAGCCAGTACTTGTCGCAGTACCGTCGCGTACTCGACCACTTCGATGCCTGTCGTATTGGCCTGACAGCAACGCCCGCCAAACACACCAGCGAAATTTTCGGTAAACCGGTATTTACCTACAGCTATCGGGAAGCCGTCGCCGATGATTGGCTCATCGATCACGAGCCGCCGATTCGCTATGAAACCCAGCTCGCTAAAAACGGAATCCGTTTTGAAAAAGGCGAATCGGTCAGCGTCATCAATACACAGACTGGCGAAGTCGGCCTGGAAGAGCTTGAAGACGAGCTCACCTTCAATATCGAGTCGTTCAACCGGAGCGTTATCACACCTGGTTTTGACGCCGTCATCTGCAATGAACTGGCTAATGAACTGGACCCGTTTGGCGAAGAGAAATCGATGATTTTCTGCGTCAACCAAGCCCATGCCGAACGCGTCAAAAACTTGCTTGATGGTGCCTTCAAGGCCGCTTATGGCGAGCAATACAACCAAGCGGCGGTGCAGATCATCACCGGGCAGAGCGATAAGGTTAAACAACTGATTCGCCGCTACAAGAACGAGCCTCACCCCAGCATCGCCATTACCGTGGACTTGTTAACTACCGGTATTGATGTGCCGAAAATATGCAATCTGGTGTTTATGCGCCGTGTACGCTCGCGCATTCTTTATGAACAAATGAAAGGCCGCGCAACCCGCCGTTGTGACGACATCGGCAAAACCGTGTTCCGCATCTATGACCCCGTGGACCTCTACGCCAGCCTCGAAGCGGTCGACACCATGAAGCCGCTGGTCAAGAACCCCAACATTTCCCTGGAGCAACTGGTCAGCGAGCTCGGCAACAGCGCCTGCCACGACGCACCCGGCAGCCAACAAGACAGCAGCCATGCTCACGATGTACTCGACCAATTGAGCCAGCGGATCATGCGCATCTTGCGCAAGGCTCAACACAAAGCCGAGAGCAAACCGAGTCTCAAGAAAAAGCTGGATGAGCTTCAGGAAACCTGGGGCGTAGAACCGGCCAAACTTCACAGCCACCTGCATAAGCTCGGCCCTCAGCTTGCCGCCAATTTTGTCCAACAACACAGCCAACTCATCAACCAACTGGCAAGCGTGAGCGCTCTACTCGGTTCGGATAACTACCCGATCATTTCCACCCATACCGACACGTTGATGGTTCGCGAGCAAAATTACGGCAAAAACCAGAAGCCAGCAGATTATCTGGAAAGCTTCCATGTGTTCATTCACAAACAGATCAACCAGTCCGTTGCCCTTGGGGTAGTCGTTAACCGGCCCAAAGACCTGACCCGCGAACAGTTGCGTGAAGTCCGCCTGCTGCTTGACCAAAACGGCTTCAGTGAGGCCAGCCTGAAAAGCGCCTGGCGCTCCCAGACCCATCTGGAAATCGCGGCCAGCATCATCGGCTATATCCGCCAGGCTGCTATCGGCGAAGCGTTGCTGCCATTTGATCAGCGTGTCACCAACGCCATGCAAAAGATCTATGCCCTGCAACCCTGGACACAGGTGCAGCGTCGTTGGTTGGATCGGTTAGCCCGACAACTAGTGCACGAAGTCGTGATTGATCAGCAGCAAGTCAGTGACGCCTTCAGGAACGATGGAGGCTTAAAAGGCCTGGACCGCAACCTTGGCGGCAAACTGGATGTGGTGCTGGAAACCTTAAACGACAACCTGTGGTCGGCTGCTGGATGAGCCCTGATCACGCCATATTTTTCAGGCCATTAGTGTCCGCCCTCTCAGGACAGAAGGCACTATTAGCAGCGAGTAAAACGCCGTGCACGCTTGTCGCAACAGTGCCAAATAGCTTGCAAAACGGCATCGTTATGCCTAACCTCCCCCGCAACACACCCGCCATGCCTATGGTTGCCTCGGCAGCTAAGCACAAATTGAGCGGGTTTTTTATGCCCGGTAGTTTTTCCGCATGAAGCTCTTCAGCAAGCCCGCCATCGACATTCCTGCGCAACTGGCCCTGCTCAAGCAACGCGGGCTCATCATCCAGGACGAAGCCAAAGCGCACTGTTTTCTCGAAGCCGTGAGTTTTTTCCGGCTCACACCTTACATGCGCCCTTTTCAGCTTTCAGACGATGCCGAACACGGCTTCAAACCCGGCACCCAGTTGAAAGAACTGACTCGTCTGTA
This window encodes:
- a CDS encoding nucleotidyltransferase domain-containing protein, coding for MPDRAVAPDQELWRPWTPAELAARLKTVSLPWCVVGGWALDLWLGEKTREHDDIEFTMLRDDFPEFRHAFSDLDMYTVRDGVLTFLPAGHVPGMDIQQVWCFDPVAQAWRVDMMIESGSPEEWVYKRDVSIRFPRTEMLCLSREGIPYLRPAAILLFKSLRVRPKDEEDFHKTLPTLPDVEVAWLRQHLLKLHPGHHWINLL
- a CDS encoding methyl-accepting chemotaxis protein, encoding MRELAKHMQQAGDGIEALNDQSQVIGSIVKTISAIAEQTNLLALNAAIEAARAGEQGRGFAVVADEVRQLASRTSKATEEIISVVRKNQDMASHAVALIADGKRQAEEGLSLAAEAGTVIVEIQDGAKKVVDVVGRFANQLSA
- the hsdR gene encoding type I restriction-modification system endonuclease, giving the protein MAASSNFAFLQEHDPVFLQLASTAEQTFASDPNTTLIKLRQLGEALAQDLAGRSGIEFDANTPQSELLYKLGREIQLDQNIRSLFHTLRVEGNKAVHQFRTQHREAMDGLKVGRALAIWYHQSFGKRANAFKPGPFVTPSDPSTPLRELQSKIEQLRAQLSESSQQLESNQQLAELLKCEAEEYAVLAGQMAAESKGHKQLAAEHEAALHKMRAEHEQSLKALQKKLAAQPQASKLVAQKTQQASSNFDLSEDLTRILIDQQLNDAGWDADSLDLTYSKGARPEKGKNRAIAEWPTSSPQARADYVLFAGLTPIAIVEAKRKRINIADRIPQAERYAREFELSTEHLHPWMQAGQVHPWNDGDGGRFNVPFAFACNGRPFIKQLAELSGTWFRDLRSPANIRRPLSDFYTPSDLLDLLKRDQAHAEAKLNVEDFTYLKLRDYQERAIKAVEQALANNQRDCLLAMATGTGKTRTIIGLMYRFLKTERFKRILFLVDRSALGQQALDSFNDTTLEQNHTLGQIYDIKELGDMAAQAETRIQVATVQAMVSRIFRADAPLPVGEFDCIIVDEAHRGYTLDQDMTEGELAVRDHSQYLSQYRRVLDHFDACRIGLTATPAKHTSEIFGKPVFTYSYREAVADDWLIDHEPPIRYETQLAKNGIRFEKGESVSVINTQTGEVGLEELEDELTFNIESFNRSVITPGFDAVICNELANELDPFGEEKSMIFCVNQAHAERVKNLLDGAFKAAYGEQYNQAAVQIITGQSDKVKQLIRRYKNEPHPSIAITVDLLTTGIDVPKICNLVFMRRVRSRILYEQMKGRATRRCDDIGKTVFRIYDPVDLYASLEAVDTMKPLVKNPNISLEQLVSELGNSACHDAPGSQQDSSHAHDVLDQLSQRIMRILRKAQHKAESKPSLKKKLDELQETWGVEPAKLHSHLHKLGPQLAANFVQQHSQLINQLASVSALLGSDNYPIISTHTDTLMVREQNYGKNQKPADYLESFHVFIHKQINQSVALGVVVNRPKDLTREQLREVRLLLDQNGFSEASLKSAWRSQTHLEIAASIIGYIRQAAIGEALLPFDQRVTNAMQKIYALQPWTQVQRRWLDRLARQLVHEVVIDQQQVSDAFRNDGGLKGLDRNLGGKLDVVLETLNDNLWSAAG
- a CDS encoding MFS transporter, whose translation is MALSNAQIKTTSDTQLPQSSPLVMRIIGAVALAHLINDLIQAVLPSIYPMLKANYDLTFTQIGLITLTFQLTASLLQPWVGYYTDRHPNPLLLPAGMVCTLIGILMLSQVGSFPLILLAAALVGVGSSTFHPEASRVARLASGGRYGLAQSTFQVGGNAGSAFGPLLAAAIIIPFGQGNVAWFGLFALFAVGLLYVISRWYRNHLNLFKLKAGQKATHGLSKQRVISALVVLGLLVFSKYFYMASLTSYYTFFLIEKFDVSIASSQMYLFLFLGAVAAGTFFGGPIGDRIGRKAVIWFSILGVAPFTLLLPYADLFWTSVLSVVIGFILASAFSAIVVYAQELVPGNVGMIAGIFFGLMFGFGGIGAALLGHLADIHGIEYVYTLCSYLPLFGVLAIFLPRTKKA
- a CDS encoding Dyp-type peroxidase gives rise to the protein MSLYQPGILAKPVPPQARYMFFALKSVEALPTALDTLSQWVDGKSVVAGLGSPLVLALGAKVQGLRVFPALNAVVENPSTQHALWLWLLGDDRGELLHRSQAIEVALAPAFNLLQVTEGFRYSTDRDLTGYEDGTENPVDEAAINAAVVASAGPGLDGGVFVAVQQWQHDLNGFAARPQSEQDNMIGRRKSDNEELDDAPESAHVKRTAQESFSPEAFTVRRSMPWTENGKSGLMFVSFSRALSAFEVQLRRMSGMEDGIVDALYSFSRPLNGGYYWCPPLKDGRLDLSVLRPA